TCGAAGTCGGGAAACTCTCGTGTGGCCTGGGTGATGATCGCCGCTGCCGACTCTCGGCGGTCCGGAGCGAATTGCTCCGCGATAGCCGCCAGGTCGCGATTGGCCTGGGGAGCCCAATCGGGCTCGGGCTCGTACGAGGTGGCTGCTTCCCACGGGCCGAAGCCGTCGGCCAGCAGCCACAGGAAGGCACCGAGGTCGCGAGCGACGATACCGGTCTCTCCTTCGGAGCCCAGAAAGACAACGGGCTGCTCCACCAGTTCCCGACCGGGACGAACCAGCCAGAACGCTGCGTTCCCGCCGGTGCCGTCCTGGCCAAAAACGCGGAAGTCGTCGCCGTTCAGCTCGCCGTTGCCGGTCCACGCGCGGAACCACTCAGTGGTCTCATCGGCGGTCAGGAAGGACTCGTAGGGTTCGAAGTCGACACCATCCTCGCCAATGCACTCGAGCCTGACTGCCATGGCAGCGGCGAGCGCGGCGGGGAACTGGCGATCTCCGTTCACGGTCATGCGAACAGAGTAGCGATCGGCTTGGGTTGCCAAGCTGTTGATAGTGCTGGCGGATCTCCAGCCGAGGTACGCGTGGGGCATGCTGTCACGGTGAGTGAATCCTCAAACGAGTGGCAGGCTTGGTTGAACAGTCTGGACGCGCGTGGAAGGGCGGCAGCGGAGTCGCTGCGTGCCCGATTCGAAGCACTCGGCGCGGCCGATGGTGGCGACTGGGCCAAGTCGGAGATCTGTGAGGACCTTCCACACCTCGCGCGGTTCATGCTGCTGCGAAGTCTGTGGCGCGGTCCGATCGGCGGTTGGGCCGATCCGGATGCCATCGATCAGCTTCCTGTTGCCCAGCGGCTCCTTGCTGCTGGGGCGAACAAGGAGGATCTCGTTCGCCTGGCGCGAGCGGTCGCCTATGAGGCAGTGTTCGCAACGCTCGACGAGCTCGACACCGGGAGTGAAGTGAACGTATCGGGCATCGATGTCGGCTGGCTCGTCATGGAGTCAGCCGAAGACGGCGCCCCGACTGGTCGAGCCCTCTCGGGCCTGCACGAAGATCTCTTGGCCATGGACCCGAGTGGGCGCGATGGAGCGGACTTGTGGCAGTAGCCCTGGTGCAGGGCCCGCAGCGCACCCTGATGCCCTCGCTGCTCGTGGCAGCGAGGGCATCAGTCGTCAGGCGGCGCGGGCTGCGCGTAACTGCGCGACCCACCTCGTGACCTCGGTCAGGTGCTCGGGCTGTAGACCGAGGTGCGGGTCGGGCTGAATGAGGAGGGTCGACGTTCCCTTCGCAGTGCGTTCCACCGCCCATTCATGGTCGAGGCCGGTGAAGTCGTCGTCGATCCAGACGGCGGGGGCGTCGCCCAGCCATGCGTCGACGTGGTCGCGTTTCCAGAGGTAGCCGTTGGGGTGGCTGGTGGTGATCTGGGGACGCGGGAGATCGACGTACGGCAGGGTCGGAAGGCCGAGGAGCGGGCCGACAAGGGCGGTGGCGTCCTGCCGCCAACTGGTACACCAGGCCGGGGTGACCAGGCCGGTGCGGATCACGTCCATGAGCATGGGGCCGTGGGCAGGGTCGAGCCAGACGGTGACCGGGTTGTCGGCGCTCCGGCCGGTGGGGACGACGTCGTGGCGGGTGTGGGTGGCCGGGGTCGAGCCGTCCGCGTTGGGGAAAGGTATGAGGACGCCGTCGATGTCGAGGAGCAGGTAAGGCGGGCGCGTCGGTTCCTCCGGGGGAAGCCGGGGCGAATGGCTGGTCAGAGCTTGCGGGCGCGGATCAGCAGGGTGGTGGGCCAGTGGCCCATGCGGGGGTCGTTGAACTCCTGGGCCGAGGTGAGCCAGAAGCCCGCCCGGCTGAGGTGCCTCTCCCAACGGTCGGTATCGAACTCCCATCGGGCGATGGGGAGCCGAGTGCGGTCGGGCAGGGCGACGAAGTCGCGGCGGGGCCGGTCGTCGCCGGAGGGGCTTCGACCGCCGCGCTGCGGGTGGGGGACAGAGAAGGCCAGCACTCGCCCGGGCGTGAGGCGTTGGGCGATGGCCGGGAGCAGGAGCTCGGGGGCGACGAGGCCGACGGCGCCGAAGACGGAGTAGATCGCGTCGAACTGCTCGTCTGAGGCGTGCAGGTAGTGCAGGGCGTGGCCGGCGACGAAGGTGAGGTTGTTCAGCCGTCCGTAGTGGGAGCGTGCGCGGCGGACCTGGAGGCCGACCAGGTCGACGCCGGTGATATGGGCTCCGTGGCGGGTGGCGAGGTGGGCGGCGTTGTGGCCGGGGCCGCAGCCGAGTTCCAGGAGTCGCTTGCCGCGCAGGTCGGGGCCGAGGACGTCGGCTCCAGGGCCTTGGCCGGGTCTCGTGGTCCACTCCATCCGGGCGGGTACGGAAAGGGGTTCGGCGAGTCCGGCGGCGGTGCGCTGGAGGGCGTGGACGTGCCAGGGGGATGCCTGGGCGAGCACGTCAGATCTCCAGGAGGTGGAGGACGTCGGTGAGGTGGCGGCGGACGGCCTTGATGTAGGCGGGGTCGGTGGCCGGGTCGTTAGGCCGTGGTGTCGATGGTGGTCACCGTGTCTCCGTCTCTGATCGGGCCGGGTCCGGGCACAGGAATGCCCGAGCCCGGTGTGGGCGTACGGAACTTCGGGGTGCCGCCCGGACCAAGGGGGAGCCTGGATCACGGTCACGCCGTTCCGGGCGGCTGCTGATAAGTGAACCGGTGGTCACGCTCAGTGGGTACGGTGGAAGGCAGTCGAAGCGGTATACGCGGTTTACAGCTCCGAAGCGGAGGCGGTCGTGGCGGCGCAGAGAGTCCCCAACTCCCGTCTGCGCGACGTCATCGACGCGGTCGGCTGCACCTACGAGGCCCTCGCCCGAGACGTGCGGCGCATCGCCGCCGAGAACGGCGAGATCCTCCAGACCAACAAGTCGGCCATCTCGCACTGGGTGAACGGCACCCGTGCCCCGTCGGGCCGAGTAGGCCAGTACCTCGCCGAAGCGCTGTCCCGCCGAGCGGGGCGCACGGTCACACGATTGGGACATCCCCGGCACAGCCTTCATCGACCCCGGGGAGAACTGGTGCGGTGTTCGGTGCCCCGTATGCAGCTCCGACATCGAAGACTGGTGGGGCAACGCGATGGACACGGCAGCCCTTCCAGACGGCTACTTCGACTCACTTGCTGTGACTATGCCCTGTTGCTCTGCCCCGATGGACTTGAACGCCCTCGACTACGTCGAGGCTGCGGGTTTCGCCAGGTACAGCCTCGTAGCCACAGACCCAGAATGCGAGCTACCGCTACCGGCAGTTAGCGTCCAGGCGCTGGAGGATCTCCTGGGCACGGACCTGCGGCAGGTCGTCGCCCGGTACTGACGTCAAGTGCTGGCTTCGCTATGCGGGGCCGCTCGGAAACAGAAGCTCGTACGGCAGGTAATCGTCGTCCGGTACGCGCGGCACGTAGTCCGGGGCCGTGCGCGCGGCCACAGCCAGCAGGCGAGCGGCAGCCTCCTCCTCGGAGAGAGGCAAGCCCGAGGGCGCGCAGAAGGCGGTCGCGCTCGGC
This DNA window, taken from Streptomyces sp. SCSIO 30461, encodes the following:
- a CDS encoding SMI1/KNR4 family protein, with the translated sequence MTVNGDRQFPAALAAAMAVRLECIGEDGVDFEPYESFLTADETTEWFRAWTGNGELNGDDFRVFGQDGTGGNAAFWLVRPGRELVEQPVVFLGSEGETGIVARDLGAFLWLLADGFGPWEAATSYEPEPDWAPQANRDLAAIAEQFAPDRRESAAAIITQATREFPDFDDTIMKLCR
- a CDS encoding HAD domain-containing protein, with amino-acid sequence MTSHSPRLPPEEPTRPPYLLLDIDGVLIPFPNADGSTPATHTRHDVVPTGRSADNPVTVWLDPAHGPMLMDVIRTGLVTPAWCTSWRQDATALVGPLLGLPTLPYVDLPRPQITTSHPNGYLWKRDHVDAWLGDAPAVWIDDDFTGLDHEWAVERTAKGTSTLLIQPDPHLGLQPEHLTEVTRWVAQLRAARAA
- a CDS encoding class I SAM-dependent methyltransferase; this encodes MLAQASPWHVHALQRTAAGLAEPLSVPARMEWTTRPGQGPGADVLGPDLRGKRLLELGCGPGHNAAHLATRHGAHITGVDLVGLQVRRARSHYGRLNNLTFVAGHALHYLHASDEQFDAIYSVFGAVGLVAPELLLPAIAQRLTPGRVLAFSVPHPQRGGRSPSGDDRPRRDFVALPDRTRLPIARWEFDTDRWERHLSRAGFWLTSAQEFNDPRMGHWPTTLLIRARKL